From Nerophis lumbriciformis linkage group LG09, RoL_Nlum_v2.1, whole genome shotgun sequence, one genomic window encodes:
- the LOC133607609 gene encoding uncharacterized protein, giving the protein MVRPHFGPPRIKPRPYGDGHGSGPREGNYSPSTKTRRDHHGGPGKSPVHWRESRGGGRPPSDRRGPPMGEQREPRFNNWRSHNQDSHQSYAPKMEPHHSQRRPPSSRLNRPPQAQHQSSSRSPQSRGSPGQRGPPPHGHSSGHRSPSPRHFRGHPADKRPGSAPAYQGSFRGPKRQPDFPHQEQRLRGPRGDFSPRGRPFADSGHGMKRWNNNNNGAFAHPHNGEHGPSGSQRSPREMQGRGSFSERWSSQQDSRRQRGPMERQGGRPHSFESIKDVPRLPLLRPPPWKGGPPPSSSFQRNPQDRQLTAPRKRRLSDISLSSSSPAQDHSGPKYPRRERIPLLSIPRPFGVKPLSLRDKSFLFKGRQMRFEPSMRLRMPPPFRPRPRFGDAPYRGPPSSILAIRKKRFQSNPVPLKKLEPRDTRHQQSPDRDEGAASRSPRDSDTRKEQVESRRPLNTHRASSPVEKRDLVVVSHWAAGQSTSKEDSPAKDSSPKIKTERNPGMSKIQSRLPSPDDRKRGYLDKRIFRHGDLMSDSRPYRRPGPMQRRFFGPRRPGPEPSGHFRRPLMESLVPRPSANHNPVFRKSYSIMSKYRNMRVIRQRAPYNRGPNQQRW; this is encoded by the exons ATGGTGCGACCACATTTTGGACCTCCACGCATAAAGCCCAG ACCTTATGGAGATGGCCATGGCAGTGGACCCAGAGAAGGTAATTATTCCCCAAGCACAAAGACCAGAAGAGACCACCATGGCGGCCCAGGAAAGTCCCCTGTACACTGGAGAGAATCAAGGGGTGGAGGACGACCCCCATCTGACAGAAGAGGTCCGCCTATGGGAGAACAAAGAGAGCCACGTTTTAATAACTGGAGGTCCCACAATCAGGATTCCCATCAGTCATATGCTCCTAAAATGGAACCACACCACAGCCAGAGGAGGCCACCTTCATCCAGACTGAATCGCCCTCCTCAGGCCCAGCATCAGTCATCATCTCGCAGTCCACAGTCCCGAGGGTCCCCAGGTCAAAGGGGCCCTCCACCCCATGGCCACTCCTCAGGTCACAGGTCACCCTCACCAAGACATTTTCGTGGCCACCCAGCTGACAAAAGGCCAGGCTCTGCACCAGCCTATCAGGGTTCCTTCAGGGGTCCCAAAAGACAGCCAGATTTCCCTCACCAGGAGCAAAGACTCCGAGGCCCCCGTGGGGACTTCAGCCCAAGAGGAAGGCCCTTTGCGGACTCTGGTCATGGTATGAAGCgatggaacaacaacaacaacggagCATTCGCTCATccacacaatggtgaacatgggCCCTCCGGCTCTCAGAGGAGCCCAAGAGAGATGCAGGGAAGAGGCTCGTTTTCAGAGAG GTGGTCATCACAGCAAGACTCCAGGAGGCAGCGTGGTCCAATGGAGAGGCAGGGCGGAAGACCCCACAGCTTTGAGAGCATAAAAGATGTCCCTCGCCTGCCCCTGCTCAGACCTCCGCCTTGGAAAGGAGGCCCCCCACCATCATCATCTTTCCAACGCAACCCCCAGGACAGGCAACTGACAGCCCCCCGTAAGCGGAGACTGTCAGACATCAGCTTGTCCTCATCAAGCCCTGCACAGGATCACAGTGGCCCTAAGTACCCCAGGAGAGAGAGAATTCCACTCCTCAGTATTCCCAGACCCTTTGGTGTTAAACCCTTATCACTTAGGGATAAAAGTTTCCTATTTAAAGGCAGACAAATGAGATTTGAGCCCTCCATGAGGCTTAGAATGCCTCCACCCTTCAGACCCAGGCCTCGCTTCGGAGATGCTCCCTACAGGGGACCTCCCAGCTCTATTCTTGCTATTAGGAAGAAGCGCTTCCAGTCGAATCCGGTTCCCTTGAAAAAGCTGGAACCGAGGGACACAAGACATCAACAGTCTCCTGACAGAGATGAAGGTGCAGCAAGCAGGTCCCCACGAGACTCTGATACCAGAAAAGAACAGGTGGagtctcgccggcccttgaataCACACAG AGCTTCTTCTCCGGTTGAGAAACGCGACCTTGTTGTCGTGTCCCACTGGGCAGCTGGGCAGAGCACTTCCAAGGAAGACTCTCCTGCCAAAGATAGTAGTCCAAAAATAAAGACTG AACGTAATCCTGGCATGTCAAAAATACAATCAAGGTTGCCATCCCCTGATGACAGAAAACGGGGTTATTTGGACAAGAGAATATTCAG GCATGGTGACTTAATGTCAGATTCGCGGCCCTACAGACGACCTGGACCCATGCAG CGACGGTTTTTTGGTCCAAGGAGGCCTGGCCCTGAACCATCTGGACATTTTAGGAGACCACTCATG gagAGTCTAGTGCCACGCCCCTCTGCAAACCACAATCCCGTATTCCGAAAAAGTTACAGCATCATGTCCAAATACCGCAACATGAGAGTGATTCGACAACGTGC